In Armatimonadota bacterium, the following proteins share a genomic window:
- a CDS encoding MarR family transcriptional regulator has translation MSEATPSQQTQIAQERFIMEWGRMSSSWGINRTMAQLHALLLVSGEDLTMDEMIDRLHISRGNASMNLRDLTEWGVIQRYRRPGDRKDIYRTDGDIVQMFTRVVRERKRREIDPTVAAIRDCLAMIPESDASEQAEIVRKRLTILIEIFEIIDHVFAEVFRSDETIRHSMQTLTLPQNSDGVQNLKDPPG, from the coding sequence GTGAGTGAAGCCACCCCCAGCCAGCAGACCCAAATCGCCCAGGAAAGGTTCATCATGGAATGGGGCCGCATGAGCTCAAGCTGGGGCATCAACCGGACTATGGCCCAGCTCCATGCCCTCTTGCTCGTTTCTGGCGAAGACCTCACGATGGATGAAATGATCGATCGGCTTCATATCTCAAGGGGCAACGCCAGCATGAACCTGCGAGACCTCACCGAATGGGGCGTCATCCAACGGTACCGCCGACCGGGGGATCGCAAAGACATCTACCGGACAGATGGCGACATCGTCCAAATGTTCACCCGTGTCGTCCGAGAACGGAAGAGGCGCGAAATCGACCCGACCGTGGCGGCAATCCGGGACTGCCTCGCCATGATCCCGGAAAGCGATGCCAGTGAGCAAGCCGAAATCGTTAGGAAACGATTGACTATTCTCATCGAAATATTCGAGATCATCGACCACGTTTTTGCCGAAGTGTTCCGGAGCGACGAAACCATTCGCCACTCCATGCAAACCCTCACCCTCCCCCAGAATTCCGATGGGGTGCAAAACCTCAAAGACCCACCAGGTTGA